From a region of the Pseudomonadaceae bacterium SI-3 genome:
- a CDS encoding flagellar motor protein MotD (Homologous to MotB. These organism have both MotB and MotD. With MotC (a MotA homolog) forms the ion channels that couple flagellar rotation to proton/sodium motive force across the membrane and forms the stator elements of the rotary flagellar machine. Either MotAB or MotCD is sufficient for swimming, but both are necessary for swarming motility): MARRRTHEEPENHERWLVSYADFITLLFAFFVVMYSISSLNEGKYKILSDSLVGVFNQVDRAVKPIPIGEERPRTTQPDASQIDEPQSSQQPIDPLQSIMQSMQAAFADLIDSKQLTIRGNELWVEIELNSSLLFPSGDALPNDHAFDLLEKIAGILAPFDNPIHVEGFTDNLPINTEKFPTNWELSAARAGSVVRMLAADGVDPARLAAVGYGEFQPIADNSTAEGRARNRRVILVVSRNLDVRRSVSGVGSGNARPVGVAPQPGTQRAVPSDR, encoded by the coding sequence ATGGCCCGTCGCCGCACTCACGAAGAGCCGGAGAATCACGAACGTTGGCTGGTGTCCTACGCGGATTTCATCACCCTGCTGTTTGCTTTCTTCGTGGTGATGTATTCGATCTCTTCGCTCAACGAGGGCAAATACAAGATTCTGTCCGATTCGTTGGTAGGCGTTTTCAATCAGGTCGACCGAGCGGTCAAGCCGATTCCGATCGGTGAAGAGAGACCACGCACCACGCAGCCGGATGCATCTCAGATCGACGAGCCGCAATCGTCTCAGCAGCCAATCGATCCGCTGCAAAGCATCATGCAGAGCATGCAGGCGGCCTTTGCCGATCTGATCGATTCGAAGCAACTGACGATTCGCGGCAACGAGCTCTGGGTTGAAATCGAACTGAATTCGAGCCTGCTGTTTCCCAGCGGCGATGCGTTGCCTAACGATCATGCGTTCGATCTGCTAGAGAAGATTGCCGGGATTCTGGCGCCTTTCGACAATCCCATCCATGTCGAAGGATTCACCGATAACCTGCCGATCAACACCGAAAAGTTTCCTACCAACTGGGAGCTTTCCGCCGCACGTGCAGGCAGTGTGGTGCGAATGCTAGCGGCCGACGGTGTCGACCCGGCACGCCTGGCCGCAGTGGGTTACGGCGAATTTCAACCCATTGCGGATAATTCGACCGCCGAGGGCAGGGCGCGTAATCGTCGGGTGATTCTGGTTGTTTCACGCAACCTGGACGTTCGCCGCAGCGTCAGTGGCGTGGGAAGTGGGAATGCTCGACCTGTCGGGGTGGCCCCGCAACCTGGCACACAACGTGCTGTTCCTTCTGATCGTTAG
- a CDS encoding chemotaxis protein CheA, which translates to MSFDADEEILQDFLVEAGEILELLSEQLVELESSPDDTALLNAIFRGFHTVKGGAGFLQLHELVECCHIAENVFDILRKGERRVDSELMDVVLQALDSVNEMFSQVRERTEVTPATPELLAALARLAEPAGAQEPIVEASVETEAESEPATTVDTEFEQFLGALDESAEAPSSNAPDEITDEEFESLLDQLHGKGHFATEQQSAPVAPAAPVAGRSASDEITDDEFEALLDQLHGKGQFAEPVSAAPAAPAGSVDKPAAAGGDDISDDEFEALLDQLHGKGKFEPDAAAPVAAEAVPATKPAPAAAPAEKKAAPTKPAANAVASKAAAPAKAELASKPAAAPEKPASEAETTVRVDTARLDEIMNMVGELVLVRNRLVRLGSNSADEAMAKAVSNLDVVTADLQSAVMKTRMQPIKKVFGRFPRLVRDLARSLKKEINLELVGEETDLDKNLVEALADPLVHLVRNAVDHGIETPEEREAAGKPRTGKVVLSAEQEGDHILLLITDDGKGMDADVLRAKAVEKGLLDKDAADRLSDLESYNLIFAPGFSTKTEISDVSGRGVGMDVVKTKISQLNGTVNVFSNKGQGSRVVIKVPLTLAIMPTLMVMLGNQAFAFPLVSVNEIFHLDLSRTNVVDGQEVVIVRDKALPLFYLKRWLVRGAELEEQREGHVVILNVGNQSIGFVVDQLVGQEEVVIKPLGKMLQGTPGMSGATITGDGRIALILDVPSMLKRYARRI; encoded by the coding sequence ATGAGCTTCGACGCCGATGAAGAAATCCTCCAGGATTTCCTGGTAGAGGCCGGCGAGATTCTCGAACTATTGTCAGAGCAGCTGGTGGAGCTGGAAAGCAGCCCCGATGACACAGCCTTGCTCAATGCGATTTTTCGCGGTTTCCATACGGTAAAAGGCGGTGCCGGGTTTCTCCAGCTGCATGAGTTGGTGGAGTGCTGCCACATCGCTGAAAACGTCTTCGACATCCTGCGCAAGGGTGAGCGTCGCGTCGACTCGGAATTGATGGATGTCGTGCTGCAGGCCTTGGACTCCGTCAATGAAATGTTTAGCCAGGTGCGCGAGCGTACCGAAGTAACCCCGGCGACGCCCGAGCTGCTGGCAGCGCTGGCCCGTTTGGCCGAGCCGGCCGGAGCGCAGGAGCCCATAGTCGAAGCGTCTGTCGAAACTGAGGCTGAGTCTGAGCCCGCTACGACCGTCGACACCGAGTTCGAGCAGTTTCTTGGCGCGCTAGACGAATCTGCCGAGGCGCCGTCTTCAAACGCCCCAGATGAAATTACCGACGAGGAGTTCGAATCGCTGCTCGATCAGCTCCATGGAAAGGGTCATTTCGCGACGGAGCAGCAATCGGCTCCGGTCGCTCCTGCTGCTCCGGTGGCGGGACGGTCTGCCAGCGACGAGATTACCGACGACGAATTCGAGGCATTGCTCGATCAACTGCATGGCAAAGGGCAGTTCGCCGAACCGGTTTCCGCTGCGCCTGCTGCCCCCGCCGGGTCCGTTGACAAGCCTGCCGCGGCGGGTGGCGATGACATCAGCGATGACGAATTCGAAGCGCTGCTGGACCAGCTGCATGGTAAGGGCAAGTTTGAACCCGATGCGGCCGCGCCAGTCGCGGCTGAAGCTGTTCCTGCCACCAAGCCCGCACCGGCTGCCGCGCCTGCCGAGAAAAAGGCTGCGCCAACGAAACCGGCAGCAAATGCCGTAGCGAGCAAGGCTGCTGCCCCGGCGAAAGCGGAGCTTGCGTCCAAGCCTGCTGCAGCTCCGGAGAAGCCCGCGAGCGAGGCTGAGACCACCGTTCGAGTCGACACTGCGCGGCTCGATGAAATCATGAACATGGTGGGTGAACTGGTACTGGTGCGTAACCGCTTGGTGCGCCTGGGGTCCAACAGCGCCGATGAAGCCATGGCCAAGGCCGTGTCGAACCTCGATGTAGTGACAGCCGACCTGCAGAGCGCCGTGATGAAGACGCGCATGCAACCGATCAAGAAGGTGTTCGGTCGCTTCCCCCGTCTTGTTCGTGATCTGGCTCGTAGCCTCAAGAAAGAAATCAATCTGGAACTGGTCGGCGAAGAAACCGACCTGGACAAGAATCTCGTCGAAGCCTTGGCTGATCCGCTGGTGCACTTGGTGCGCAACGCGGTGGATCACGGCATCGAGACACCGGAAGAGCGCGAAGCTGCCGGCAAGCCACGCACCGGCAAGGTCGTGCTCTCCGCCGAACAGGAAGGCGACCACATCCTGTTGCTGATCACCGATGACGGCAAAGGCATGGATGCAGATGTTCTGCGCGCCAAGGCAGTAGAGAAGGGCTTGCTCGATAAGGACGCCGCCGATCGCCTGAGCGATTTGGAATCCTACAATCTGATCTTTGCGCCGGGCTTCTCGACCAAGACGGAGATCTCCGACGTGTCCGGCCGCGGCGTTGGCATGGACGTGGTCAAGACCAAGATTTCGCAGCTCAACGGCACGGTCAACGTCTTCTCCAACAAAGGCCAGGGCTCACGCGTTGTAATCAAAGTGCCCCTGACGCTGGCGATCATGCCAACCCTGATGGTGATGCTGGGCAACCAGGCATTCGCTTTCCCGCTGGTCAGTGTTAACGAGATCTTCCACCTCGACCTGTCCCGTACCAACGTGGTTGATGGTCAGGAAGTGGTGATCGTTCGCGACAAGGCGCTGCCATTGTTCTATCTCAAGCGCTGGCTGGTGCGCGGTGCCGAGCTCGAAGAGCAACGTGAAGGGCACGTGGTGATCCTCAACGTCGGCAACCAGAGTATCGGCTTCGTCGTCGATCAGCTGGTGGGGCAGGAAGAGGTAGTGATCAAGCCGTTGGGCAAGATGCTGCAGGGCACTCCGGGAATGTCCGGTGCGACTATCACTGGCGACGGTCGTATCGCCTTGATCCTGGATGTCCCGAGCATGCTTAAGCGTTACGCACGCCGGATCTGA
- the motC gene encoding flagellar motor protein (homologous to MotA; this protein with a related protein (a MotB homolog) forms the ion channels that couple flagellar rotation to proton/sodium motive force across the membrane and forms the stator elements of the rotary flagellar machine; either MotAB or MotCD is sufficient for swimming, but both are necessary for swarming motility; these organisms have both MotA and MotC), with the protein MDVLSLIGLVLAFVAIVGGNFLEGGHVSALLNGPAALIVLGGTLGAVLLQTPMAVFMRAMSVMGWILFPPRIDMVRGISLVTSWSATARKEGLLGLEPIAETEPDPYARKGLQLLVDGAEPEVIRSILEVDLYTQETRDLRAAKVFESMGGYSPTVGIIGAVMGLIHVMGNLADPSQLGSGIAVAFVATIYGVAFANLLVLPMGNKLKSVVQKQTAYREMLLEGVLSIAEGENPRSIEMKLQGFID; encoded by the coding sequence ATGGATGTACTCAGCCTGATCGGGCTGGTCCTTGCGTTTGTTGCCATTGTCGGGGGTAACTTCCTCGAAGGCGGGCATGTGTCGGCGCTGCTCAATGGCCCGGCCGCACTGATCGTGCTTGGCGGTACGCTCGGTGCGGTGCTGCTGCAAACGCCAATGGCGGTATTCATGCGAGCGATGTCGGTGATGGGGTGGATTTTGTTTCCCCCGCGTATCGACATGGTCCGTGGTATCAGCTTGGTCACGAGCTGGAGCGCCACGGCGCGAAAGGAGGGTTTGCTGGGGCTTGAGCCGATCGCCGAAACCGAGCCTGATCCCTACGCACGCAAAGGCTTGCAGCTGCTGGTCGATGGTGCTGAGCCGGAAGTGATTCGCAGCATTCTCGAGGTTGACCTGTACACGCAGGAAACCCGCGATCTGAGGGCGGCTAAAGTATTCGAGAGCATGGGTGGCTATTCGCCCACGGTAGGCATCATCGGCGCGGTGATGGGGCTGATACATGTCATGGGCAATCTCGCCGATCCCAGTCAGCTGGGCAGTGGTATTGCGGTTGCATTCGTTGCCACGATTTACGGTGTGGCCTTTGCCAACCTGCTGGTTTTGCCGATGGGCAACAAGCTCAAAAGCGTGGTGCAGAAGCAGACCGCTTATCGCGAAATGTTGCTCGAAGGCGTTCTGTCGATTGCCGAAGGAGAAAACCCTCGTTCAATCGAAATGAAGCTCCAGGGTTTCATCGATTAA
- a CDS encoding chemotaxis protein CheW — MSSTVLKESRSQQTLQSYLDALLQDAVIGLAESVSADEFQAAVLEEQQRDTQRVVALRPVTPPEPKAVAVPVIVEAQPLLELPPELPAKAPPVPVEPVAILESQGQAPGGPPAILSRQPEWGEEPFECLLFDVAGLTLAVPLVSLGSIYPLAGQELTPLFGQPAWFLGILPSQAGNLKVLDTARWVMAERYRDDFRDGLQYVISVQGYEWGLAVHQVSRSIRLDPKEVKWRTQRTQRPWLAGTVIDHMCALVDVTALAELIASGATRHLKGVPS; from the coding sequence ATGAGTAGTACCGTTCTTAAAGAAAGCCGATCGCAACAGACGCTGCAGTCATATCTCGACGCCCTGTTGCAGGACGCCGTCATTGGATTGGCCGAATCGGTCAGTGCAGACGAGTTTCAGGCTGCCGTGCTCGAGGAGCAACAGCGCGATACACAGCGGGTGGTTGCGCTGCGCCCGGTTACTCCGCCCGAACCCAAAGCTGTTGCCGTTCCGGTGATAGTCGAGGCGCAGCCGTTGCTCGAATTGCCACCCGAGTTACCCGCGAAAGCGCCGCCTGTACCAGTCGAACCCGTTGCTATTCTTGAGTCGCAGGGCCAAGCGCCGGGCGGTCCGCCAGCGATCCTGAGCCGCCAGCCAGAGTGGGGCGAGGAGCCGTTCGAGTGCCTATTGTTCGACGTGGCCGGGCTGACGCTGGCGGTGCCGCTGGTCAGTCTCGGCTCGATCTATCCGCTTGCCGGGCAGGAGCTGACGCCGTTGTTCGGCCAGCCGGCCTGGTTCCTCGGCATCTTGCCGAGCCAGGCTGGCAATCTGAAAGTCCTGGATACCGCACGCTGGGTGATGGCTGAGCGGTATCGCGATGATTTCCGCGACGGGCTTCAGTATGTGATTTCGGTGCAGGGCTATGAGTGGGGGCTGGCAGTGCATCAGGTCAGCCGCTCGATTCGTCTGGACCCGAAGGAAGTGAAGTGGCGCACTCAGCGTACTCAGCGCCCTTGGCTCGCTGGGACGGTGATTGACCACATGTGTGCGCTGGTGGACGTGACCGCGCTCGCCGAGCTGATCGCCAGTGGAGCGACCCGACATCTCAAGGGCGTTCCGTCGTAA
- a CDS encoding chemotaxis response regulator protein-glutamate methylesterase: MAVKVLVVDDSGFFRRRVSEILSSDSNIQVIGTATNGREAIDQALALKPDVITMDYEMPMMDGITAVRQIMQRCPTPVLMFSSLTHEGARVTLDALDAGAVDFLPKNFEDISRNPDKVKQLLCEKVHSISRSNRRFSSTSVAPAATVPGPRSASVVSGTAPVARHTTPAHTAPASAPRRKSYRLVAIGTSTGGPVALQRVLTQLPGNFPAPIVLIQHMPAAFTKAFAERLDKLCKIRVKEAEDGDLLRPGLALLAPGGKQMMVDGRGTVRILPGDERLNYRPCVDVTFGSAAKAYGDKVLAVVLTGMGADGREGARMLKQSGSQVWAQDEASCVIYGMPMAVVKANLSDAVYGLDDIGRHLSEACI; the protein is encoded by the coding sequence ATGGCAGTCAAGGTCCTGGTGGTGGACGATTCCGGCTTTTTCCGCCGCCGTGTATCGGAGATCCTTTCTTCAGATTCGAATATCCAGGTGATCGGAACCGCGACCAACGGGCGCGAGGCAATCGACCAGGCGCTGGCGTTGAAACCGGACGTCATCACGATGGACTACGAGATGCCGATGATGGACGGCATTACCGCGGTCCGGCAAATCATGCAGCGCTGTCCAACACCCGTACTGATGTTCTCATCGCTAACCCACGAAGGCGCACGGGTCACACTCGACGCGCTGGATGCGGGAGCCGTCGACTTTCTGCCGAAGAACTTCGAGGACATCTCGCGAAATCCGGACAAGGTCAAGCAACTGCTTTGCGAAAAGGTTCACTCCATTTCGCGCAGCAATCGCCGCTTCAGCAGTACCAGTGTCGCTCCGGCTGCTACGGTGCCGGGCCCCCGGTCAGCTAGCGTCGTGTCGGGCACGGCTCCTGTTGCCCGGCATACGACGCCCGCCCATACGGCGCCGGCTTCGGCGCCTCGTCGGAAATCGTACCGGCTGGTCGCCATTGGCACTTCAACTGGTGGGCCGGTGGCGCTTCAGCGCGTGCTAACGCAGCTGCCCGGCAATTTTCCGGCGCCTATCGTGCTGATCCAGCACATGCCGGCCGCGTTTACCAAAGCCTTCGCCGAACGTCTGGACAAGCTCTGCAAGATCCGCGTCAAGGAGGCCGAAGACGGCGATCTATTACGTCCAGGCTTGGCACTGCTGGCGCCGGGCGGCAAACAAATGATGGTCGACGGGCGAGGTACGGTGCGTATCCTGCCGGGCGACGAACGCCTCAACTACAGGCCCTGCGTCGACGTCACCTTTGGATCAGCCGCCAAGGCGTACGGAGACAAGGTACTGGCGGTCGTGCTGACCGGTATGGGGGCTGATGGTCGTGAAGGCGCGCGGATGCTTAAGCAGAGCGGCAGCCAGGTCTGGGCGCAGGATGAGGCCAGTTGTGTGATTTATGGGATGCCGATGGCAGTGGTTAAGGCCAACCTCAGCGATGCCGTCTACGGGCTCGATGATATCGGTCGCCACTTGAGCGAGGCGTGCATCTGA
- a CDS encoding chemotaxis protein CheW: MKMTSAQGSDDPVLQWVTFRLDNETYGINVMQVQEVLRYTEIAPVPGAPSYVLGIINLRGNVVTVIDTRQRFGLDTAPVSDNTRIVIIEADRQVVGILVDSVAEVVYLRQSEIETAPNVGNDESAKFIQGVCNKNNELLILVELDKMMSEEEWAELESI, from the coding sequence ATGAAGATGACTTCCGCACAGGGTTCCGATGATCCGGTCCTGCAATGGGTAACCTTCCGTCTGGATAATGAGACCTATGGCATCAACGTGATGCAGGTCCAGGAAGTGCTGCGCTATACCGAAATCGCCCCCGTGCCGGGTGCGCCCAGCTATGTGCTGGGCATCATCAACCTGCGCGGCAACGTCGTCACGGTGATCGATACGCGCCAGCGCTTTGGTCTCGACACGGCGCCGGTATCGGACAACACCCGTATTGTCATCATAGAGGCTGACCGCCAAGTGGTCGGCATCCTGGTCGACAGCGTTGCCGAGGTGGTCTACCTGCGCCAATCGGAGATCGAAACCGCACCGAACGTCGGTAACGATGAATCCGCGAAGTTTATCCAAGGCGTGTGCAACAAGAACAATGAGCTGCTGATTCTGGTCGAACTGGACAAGATGATGAGCGAAGAAGAATGGGCGGAACTTGAGAGCATCTGA
- a CDS encoding cobalamin biosynthesis protein CobQ — translation MRVWAVANQKGGVGKTTTSIALAGLLADSGKRVVALDLDPHGSMTSYFGHDPDNLDHSVFDLFQHQGTVPEGLPWQLLLPTSHERLSLLPSSTVLATLERQSPGQNGLGLVIAKSLSQLWQDFDYAIIDSPPLLGVLMVNALAASQQLIIPVQTEFLAMKGLERMVSTLSMINRSRRQALPYTIVPTMFDRRTAASMSTLRVLRNGYQDNLWQAFIPIDTRLRDASRAGLTPSQHDPSSRGVLAYRALLKTLLAAQASPQEA, via the coding sequence ATGAGAGTCTGGGCTGTAGCCAATCAAAAAGGTGGAGTGGGCAAGACCACTACCTCCATAGCACTCGCCGGTTTGCTGGCCGATTCGGGCAAGCGGGTCGTGGCGCTGGATCTCGACCCCCATGGCTCGATGACGAGCTATTTCGGTCATGACCCGGATAACCTCGATCACAGCGTCTTCGATCTGTTCCAACACCAGGGCACGGTTCCCGAAGGTTTGCCTTGGCAACTGCTGCTGCCGACGAGCCACGAGCGCCTTTCCCTCTTGCCATCCAGCACGGTACTGGCGACGCTGGAGCGTCAGTCCCCCGGCCAGAACGGTCTCGGTCTGGTCATCGCCAAGAGTCTTTCTCAGCTCTGGCAGGATTTCGACTACGCCATCATCGATAGCCCGCCGCTGCTTGGGGTCCTGATGGTAAACGCGCTGGCAGCCAGCCAGCAGTTGATCATTCCGGTGCAGACTGAGTTTCTGGCTATGAAGGGCTTGGAGCGGATGGTCAGCACGCTGAGCATGATCAATCGGTCGCGCCGGCAGGCCTTGCCTTACACCATCGTGCCGACGATGTTCGATCGCCGCACTGCAGCCTCGATGAGCACACTCAGGGTCTTGCGTAATGGCTACCAGGACAACCTCTGGCAAGCCTTCATTCCGATCGATACACGTTTGCGCGATGCCAGTCGTGCCGGTTTGACGCCGTCCCAGCATGATCCGAGCAGCCGGGGCGTGCTCGCCTATCGCGCGCTGCTCAAAACACTGCTGGCGGCTCAAGCTTCGCCTCAGGAGGCCTGA